One window of the Daphnia pulex isolate KAP4 chromosome 8, ASM2113471v1 genome contains the following:
- the LOC124200658 gene encoding autophagy-related protein 23-like — MVFKDFLTTVKSTVSSLLLEPVPTNQTEQQPDTNILDSSNPYQYPMELKLTPINERDVHFDDFSSTRLPSSGLIPLSNQRKFIPTLSGVVPGNVPSNNAIYLKNGQYKTIKAEPNHQTVFTIPIKPEEQMKTEFKTKIFPERCHNQVPTTNNMQEATDRTRIVIQPTIWKPEPASALLPDSTESMVKNTEITTVDDLPAITKITAQEYVLDLKNDNRNLKNEIGVCQNVSARLLGVEEMAQEVESMKETLAECKQDSRKCQLLPNPEKPDDYDDRLKQLRNDNYQLKTELETSARTLSLQSEEIKNLTARTNELTNRLKETSLKNDELILKFDISREMALTITDEFHEIESKLKKEINNLKDQLNRKEKILEDKEVILESTLQARKVAAQKGEEMHQAQLELQLAYQKNLNDQLENQSTELKNTMKQIRAEYRLISKERDATFLSTEQARKLAEQTRQLTDEQAAVNGLLLSEKTQLEKELAASLSEIDELKKEKSVLLCNASTATESRLRNEIVNLKSKIEDQNETLSSTMSELERIKHDDSFLYISLESTKAMLAEKETENEDLNIRNWDLKNEKSLLEIYNKNLKREAEDSWRKLERMERENQDLLVTRDEVLQSAQKAEKLAKEQVEELTEALAALQEALECTLDAAAATKTERKSMNSGATKIEGEIPKKKNWIKKLIAKSKSGKSRQYEDGYADLLERQGKRWCKGPKVCKSMRTT; from the coding sequence ATGGTTTTCAAAGACTTTTTGACCACTGTGAAATCCACGGTATCTTCCTTGTTGTTAGAACCGGTCCCCACAAACCAGACTGAACAACAACCAGACACTAACATACTAGATTCTTCTAACCCATATCAATACCCgatggaattaaaattaacaCCTATTAATGAACGTGATGTACACTTTGACGATTTCAGTAGTACCCGACTTCCTTCCTCCGGATTAATTCCTCTATCAAACCAGAGGAAATTTATTCCGACTTTATCTGGTGTAGTTCCTGGAAACGTACCTTCCAATAACGCCATTTACCTGAAAAACGGCCAATACAAGACCATCAAAGCCGAACCAAACCACCAGACTGTGTTCACGATTCCCATAAAACCGGaagaacaaatgaaaaccgaATTCAAGACGAAAATTTTTCCGGAACGTTGTCACAATCAAGTTCCGACAACCAACAACATGCAAGAGGCAACCGACCGGACCCGCATAGTAATTCAACCTACTATTTGGAAACCGGAACCAGCCTCAGCCTTATTACCTGACAGTACTGAGTCTATGGTTAAAAATACCGAAATCACGACGGTCGATGATTTACCGGCGATAACGAAAATCACAGCACAAGAGTATGTGctagatttaaaaaacgacAACCGGAATCTCAAAAACGAGATTGGAGTATGTCAGAATGTCAGCGCCAGACTACTCGGTGTTGAAGAGATGGCACAGGAGGTGGAATCTATGAAGGAAACTCTCGCCGAGTGCAAACAGGATAGTCGGAAATGTCAGCTATTACCAAATCCAGAAAAACCGGATGATTACGATGATCGTTTAAAGCAACTCAGAAACGACAATTACCAACTGAAAACTGAACTCGAGACGTCAGCTCGTACGTTGAGTTTGCAATcggaagaaattaaaaacctGACGGCTAGAACAAACGAACTGACCAACAGGTTGAAGGAAACATCATTGAAAAATGATGAGCTGATTTTGAAGTTTGATATTTCACGTGAAATGGCTCTGACAATTACAGATGAATTTCATGAAATtgaatcgaaattgaaaaaggagaTTAACAACTTAAAAGATCAGTTGAACAGGAAGGAGAAAATCTTGGAGGATAAAGAAGTAATTTTGGAGTCTACCCTGCAGGCTAGAAAGGTTGCTGCCCAAAAAGGCGAGGAGATGCACCAGGCACAGCTCGAACTTCAACTAGCCTATCAGAAAAATCTAAACGATCAATTAGAAAATCAATCAACCGAATTGAAAAACACAATGAAACAGATAAGGGCGGAATATCGACTCATTTCCAAGGAAAGAGACGCTACTTTCTTGTCCACTGAACAAGCCCGGAAATTGGCCGAGCAAACCAGACAACTAACCGACGAACAAGCTGCTGTTAATGGTCTCCTTCTTTCGGAAAAAACTCAACTAGAAAAAGAGTTGGCTGCATCCCTGTCTGAAATCGACGAGctcaagaaagagaaatccGTTTTGCTCTGCAATGCCTCAACGGCCACCGAATCTCGGCTTCGAAACGAAATCGtcaatttaaaatctaaaatagaAGATCAGAATGAGACACTATCTTCAACGATGTCGGAGCTGGAACGAATAAAACACGACGACAGTTTCCTATACATCAGCTTGGAATCTACCAAAGCAATGCTCGCAGAAAAGGAGACTGAAAACGAGGATTTAAATATCCGGAATTGGGAcctgaaaaacgaaaaatctttgctagaaatatataataaaaacctGAAGAGGGAGGCTGAAGATTCATGGAGAAAACTAGAGCGAATGGAGCGAGAGAATCAAGATCTTCTGGTCACCCGAGATGAGGTTTTGCAATCAGCCCAAAAGGCGGAAAAGTTGGCTAAAGAGCAAGTGGAGGAGCTAACGGAAGCCTTGGCTGCACTGCAAGAAGCACTTGAATGTACTTTGGACGCAGCTGCAGCGACGAAAACCGAACGAAAATCGATGAACTCTGGCGCGACTAAAATCGAAGGAGaaatcccaaaaaagaaaaattggattaaaaaactGATTGCCAAGAGCAAAAGCGGCAAAAGCCGACAGTATGAAGATGGATACGCGGATTTACTGGAACGACAGGGCAAAAGATGGTGCAAAGGGCCAAAAGTCTGCAAGAGCATGCGAACAACTTAA
- the LOC124200661 gene encoding myosin-3-like → MNNVRYTLNGNGKCKTGFPWQVYIGNPNGTSRIMDFFRRMTESQTRHSSANLNKIKPDVACSNQHALPRPVINDGFSTASGEDLNNQSFLRLKEKVDENNLIVLENQRLANELSLVQSQLTDSHSKLRQFRIESATTKTKLEKQKRFITDITVKNIRLTNEDSRLTRKTEDRDRIIASNVIEKNLILLDKERLENELNLVQSQLTDSSSKLRQYQNVHDELATTKSEHENNKRLMTDITEKNLRLANDDSRLRRKIEDRDRMITLIVLEKESLANELSLVQSQLADSQSKLQMFQNVHDELATTKSELEEKQSLIIDITGENLQLTNENSGLMRKIEAKDRVIAYKRTKLEQLHNCYEEKKLHKVHNELASSQRALVSKNRAITKLQEQNQESRAELEQLRTCLSEQQLDTSQLAVATRELESKNKTISELEAKNLSLAENDGRLRRKMEDDDRLLQSSQSALQQLQDELLEVLNNDSQLKQTMEDAGGLLLSSKATMEELQLSHNKQTERVEQMVDQIRSKNEEVAELTNKNHQLEQNDQRLRQIIEETKLLVVSSNDELENLRVCIAEQQSDKVHELAIANCEIESKNKTISELETENLRLAENDSQLRRKMEDSDLLLLSSKAEVEELRVSLNNQTERVKHLQDQVKSLDHEKDEAVRKLAELEAKQKEMKPKLTSDVGCGSDEVINNPLRIENPIKIVKDTPIVVTAEPQPVHLSPTRTEIESKAGQVSTEKPPTEFNILSSVNTEVYVDRIVITGIANKDCGRVIGRHGSNAKRIEEQYWVSVSFINGNLFITGGDAESRQAACNDVIDILSVAIECPKINLRRNIFSDGYELRELAFNHDVHIYRPGGENKYVTIWGTLANCRRVHDILQNGNR, encoded by the exons atgaacaaTGTTCGTTACACCTTAAA TGGAAATGGAAAGTGCAAAACGGGATTCCCCTGGCAAGTCTATATAGGCAACCCCAACGGCACTAGCAG gATCATGGATTTCTTCAGACGAATGACCGAATCACAAACTCGGCATTCGTCTGCTAACCTGAATAAGATTAAACCTGACGTTGCATGCAGTAACCAGCATGCACTTCCCCGACCTGTAATTAACGATGGATTTTCGACTGCCAGCGGAGAAGACTTGAACAACCAAAGTTTTCTTCGTCTGAAGGAAAAAGTCGACGAAAATAACCTGATTGTATTGGAAAACCAACGTTTGGCGAATGAGTTGAGTCTAGTTCAATCCCAACTGACAGACTCCCATTCCAAGTTACGACAATTCCGCATCGAGTCAGCTACTACCAAAACTAAACTCGAAAAACAGAAACGTTTTATTACTGACATTACAGTGAAAAATATTCGCTTGACAAATGAGGATTCGCGACTTACGCGAAAAACTGAAGACAGGGATAGAATTATCGCATCTAATGTGATTGAGAAAAACCTGATTTTATTGGATAAAGAACGCTTGGAGAATGAGTTGAATCTAGTTCAATCACAACTGACAGACTCCTCATCAAAGCTGCGACAGTACCAAAACGTACACGACGAGTTGGCAACTACCAAAAGCGAacacgaaaacaacaaacgttTAATGACTGACATTACGGAGAAAAATCTCCGCTTGGCAAATGATGATTCGCGTCTTAGGCGAAAAATTGAAGACAGGGACAGAATGATCACACTGAttgtgttggaaaaagaaagtttggcGAATGAGTTGAGTCTAGTTCAATCCCAACTGGCAGACTCCCAATCCAAGCTGCAAATGTTTCAGAACGTACACGACGAGTTGGCAACTACCAAAAGCGAACTTGAAGAAAAGCAAAGTCTTATTATTGACATTACAGGGGAAAATCTCCAGTTGACAAATGAGAATTCGGGGCTAATGCGAAAAATTGAAGCCAAGGATAGAGTTATCGCATATAAACGAACGAAATTGGAGCAACTACATAATtgttatgaagaaaaaaaattgcacaagGTGCACAATGAGCTAGCTTCAAGTCAACGTGCTCTGGTATCCAAAAACAGAGCCATCACTAAACTTCAAGAGCAAAATCAAGAAAGTCGAGCAGAATTGGAGCAACTGCGGACTTGCCTAAGTGAACAACAATTGGACACCTCGCAGTTGGCCGTGGCTACACGTGAGCTAGAGTCAAAGAATAAAACCATTTCTGAACTTGAAGCGAAAAATCTCAGTTTGGCCGAAAACGATGGGCGGTTAAGGCGCAAAATGGAAGACGACGATCGTCTCCTTCAATCCAGTCAGTCGGCTTTGCAACAATTACAAGATGAACTACTAGAAGTACTTAATAACGATTCACAGTTGAAGCAAACAATGGAAGATGCCGGCGGTCTTCTGCTATCCAGTAAGGCGACCATGGAAGAACTCCAGCTGTCCCATAACAAACAGACCGAAAGGGTCGAGCAAATGGTGGATCAAATTCGATCAAAGAACGAAGAAGTTGCCGAAttgacaaataaaaaccacCAATTGGAACAAAACGATCAGCGGCTAAGGCAAATAATAGAAGAGACCAAACTTCTTGTTGTATCCAGCAACGATGAATTGGAAAATCTCCGGGTGTGCATTGCCGAACAGCAATCGGACAAGGTGCACGAGTTGGCCATAGCTAACTGTGAAATAGAGTCAAAGAATAAAACCATTTCTGAACTTGAAACGGAGAATCTCCGTTTGGCCGAAAACGATTCACAGCTGAGGCGAAAAATGGAAGATagcgatcttcttcttctatccagTAAGGCGGAAGTGGAAGAGCTACGAGTATCCCTGAATAACCAAACCGAAAGGGTCAAGCACCTACAGGATCAAGTGAAAAGTCTGGACCATGAAAAAGACGAGGCTGTTCGTAAATTGGCTGAATTGGAAGCTAAgcagaaagaaatgaaaccgAAACTGACGTCTGACGTTGGATGCGGGAGCGATGAGGTTATAAATAACCCTCTCCGAATTGAAAATCCCATTAAAATCGTAAAGGACACACCGATTGTCGTAACTGCTGAGCCACAACCGGTGCACTTATCACCAACCCGCACTGAAATTGAAAGTAAAGCCGGCCAGGTGTCCACTGAAAAACCGCCGACTGAGTTTAACATTTTATCTTCTGTAAACACGGAAGTCTACGTCGATCGAATCGTCATAACAGGAATAGCGAATAAGGATTGCGGGCGAGTTATCGGGCGTCATGGGAGCAACGCCAAAAGGATAGAAGAACAATATTGGGTTAGTGTAAGTTTTATCAACGGTAACCTATTCATCACCGGAGGAGATGCTGAGAGCCGACAAGCAGCTTGTAACGACGTAATTGACATTTTATCAGTCGCCATCGAATGCCCTAAAATCAATCTAAGAAGAAACATCTTTTCCGACGGATATGAGTTAAGAGAATTGGCTTTTAACCATGATGTACATATTTATCGTCCAGGTGGAGAAAATAAGTACGTCACCATCTGGGGTACACTAGCCAATTGCCGAAGAGTTCACGACATTCTTCAAAATGGAAATCGctag
- the LOC124200597 gene encoding serine/threonine-protein kinase/endoribonuclease ire-1-like: MKRKVAVKRIQIESVQNNKGEEEALQKLDRPNVVKLYHVESDSDFRYYALELCQLSLNQLFNGDEAQKNYRQKMPPEKEVCLQLAKGLAHIHEKGFIYWDIKPQNVFISIHHPTDGGNVSMKWADFGLSSPLNDRGSFSTTEHNTRPDNWLAPEILQMKENFNRTTPLRQEGTDKSDVFSAGLIFGFYLLKGRHPYGSQFNIPANIVNNTPVNLKAIEEQKHPMHAIIMDMLKKNPNDRISAADVITRIANIQ; this comes from the exons atgaaaagaaaagtggccGTCAAGCGAATTCAAATCGAAAGCGttcaaaacaacaaaggagaagaagaagctttgcAGAAATTAGATCGCCCAAATGTCGTCAAACTTTATCACGTTGAAAGCGACAGTGATTTCAG ATATTACGCACTGGAACTGTGCCAATTATCGCTGAATCAACTATTCAACGGTGACGAGGCCCAGAAAAACTATCGCCAGAAAATGccaccagaaaaagaagtttgccTCCAGTTGGCAAAGGGATTGGCACACATTCACGAAAAGGGATTCATCTACTGGGATATTAAAccccaaaatgttttcatttctatcCATCATCCGACTGATGGAGGAAATGTGTCGATGAAATGGGCCGATTTCGGACTCAGTTCGCCACTCAACGACAGGGGAAGTTTCTCGACGACCGAGCACAACACACGGCCCGATAATTGGCTGGCCCCTGAAATCTTGCAGATGAAGGAAAATTTCAATCGGACGACGCCCCTACGTCAAGAAGGAACCGATAAAAGTGACGTTTTTTCCGCAGGTCTCATTTTCggcttttatcttttaaaaggaCGTCACCCCTACGGCTCACAATTCAATATCCCCGCCAACATTGTCAATAATACGCCAGTCAATCTGAAAG CCATAGAAGAGCAAAAACATCCCATGCACGCTATCATCATGgacatgttgaagaaaaaccccAACGACAGGATTTCAGCGGCTGACGTCATAACAAGAATCGCCAACATTCAatag
- the LOC124200598 gene encoding spindle pole body component 110-like, whose product MASSRAIEKNLVMDKERLANELTLLQTQLRSSSSPQMFQTVHIELAITKNELENNKRLMIDITEKNLHLKKDDSRLRRKIEDRDKIIASSAIEKNQIVLEKERIANELSQVQSQLKDSHSNLQMLQKVHDELATTKRELENKKRQMTDIESKLESKNKTISELETEILRWTENDLKLRQKLEETDRLLQSGQAEMEELRVSQTERIERLQDQVKSLEEKKKKWKKPFKNLPKWKIFKPKEMKPKLAAEVG is encoded by the coding sequence ATGGCATCCAGTCGAGCGATTGAGAAGAACCTTGTGATGGATAAAGAACGCTTAGCGAATGAGTTGACTCTGCTTCAAACACAACTGAGGTCCAGCTCCAGCCCGCAAATGTTTCAAACTGTACACATCGAGTTGGCAATCACCAAAAACGAACtcgaaaataacaaacgtTTAATGATTGACATTACGGAGAAAAATCTCCACTTGAAAAAAGACGATTCGCGGTTAAGGCGGAAAATCGAAGACAGAGATAAAATTATCGCATCTAGTGCGATTGAGAAAAACCAGATTGTATTGGAAAAAGAACGCATAGCGAATGAGTTGAGTCAAGTTCAATCACAACTGAAAGACTCCCATTCCAACCTGCAAATGTTACAGAAGGTACACGACGAGTTAGCAACTACGAAAAGGGAactcgaaaataaaaaacgtcAAATGACTGACATTGAGTCAAAGCTTGAGTCAAAGAATAAAACCATTTCTGAACTTGAAACGGAAATTCTCCGTTGGACCGAAAACGATTTAAAGCTGAGGCAAAAATTGGAAGAAACTGATCGTCTTCTTCAATCCGGTCAGGCGGAAATGGAAGAACTACGGGTATCCCAGACCGAAAGGATCGAGCGCTTACAGGATCAAGTGAAAAGTctagaagagaagaagaagaaatggaagaagccGTTCAAAAATTTGCCAAAATGGAAGATATTTaagccaaaagaaatgaaaccgAAATTGGCGGCAGAAGTCGGATGA